One region of Anaeromyxobacter paludicola genomic DNA includes:
- the dnaJ gene encoding molecular chaperone DnaJ, whose product MTLEKRDYYEVLGVTRGSTEQEIKSAYRRLAHQYHPDKNEGDKGAEERFKECSEAYAVLSDPDKRARYDQFGHAGAGANPFEGFGGAANINDIFGDIFSEMFGGGTRRSRGRPRGSDLRYHLELSFEEAAFGTTARLELPRPKRCARCEGSGAKPGTQPRTCQTCGGAGEVRLTQGFFSIARTCPRCGGQGKVIVDKCPDCGGAGMQKDVATVEVKVPPGVDTNTRLKLSGEGEPAPSPGGLPGDLYVVVQVREHPIFRREDTEVVYEMPISFTQAALGAALDVPTLDGPVKMKIPAGTQSGKVFRLRGKGIPALNGGGRGDQHVRVVVETPSHLSKEQRELLERFAALSGEDTHPQTRSFWDKVGDLIGAKKR is encoded by the coding sequence ATGACCTTGGAAAAGCGCGACTATTACGAAGTCCTCGGCGTGACCCGCGGCTCCACCGAGCAGGAGATCAAGAGCGCCTACCGGCGCCTCGCCCACCAGTACCACCCGGACAAGAACGAGGGCGACAAGGGGGCCGAGGAGCGCTTCAAGGAGTGCTCCGAGGCGTACGCGGTCCTCTCCGACCCCGACAAGCGCGCCCGCTACGACCAGTTCGGGCACGCCGGCGCCGGGGCCAATCCGTTCGAGGGCTTCGGCGGGGCGGCCAACATCAACGACATCTTCGGCGACATCTTCAGCGAGATGTTCGGCGGCGGCACGCGCCGGTCCCGCGGCCGGCCGCGCGGCTCCGACCTGCGCTACCACCTCGAGCTCTCCTTCGAGGAGGCGGCCTTCGGCACCACCGCGCGGCTCGAGCTGCCGCGCCCGAAGCGCTGCGCCCGCTGCGAGGGCTCGGGCGCGAAGCCGGGCACCCAGCCGCGCACCTGCCAGACCTGCGGCGGCGCCGGCGAGGTGCGGCTCACGCAGGGCTTCTTCTCGATCGCGCGCACCTGCCCCCGCTGCGGCGGCCAGGGCAAGGTCATCGTGGACAAGTGCCCGGACTGCGGCGGCGCCGGGATGCAGAAGGACGTCGCCACCGTCGAGGTGAAGGTCCCGCCCGGCGTGGACACCAACACGCGGCTCAAGCTCTCCGGCGAGGGCGAGCCGGCGCCGAGCCCCGGCGGGCTCCCCGGCGACCTCTACGTGGTGGTGCAGGTGCGCGAGCACCCGATCTTCCGGCGCGAGGACACCGAGGTGGTCTACGAGATGCCCATCTCGTTCACCCAGGCGGCGCTGGGCGCGGCGCTCGACGTCCCCACCCTCGACGGCCCAGTGAAGATGAAGATCCCGGCCGGCACGCAGAGCGGGAAGGTCTTCCGCCTGCGCGGCAAGGGCATCCCGGCGCTCAACGGCGGCGGGCGCGGCGACCAGCACGTCCGCGTGGTGGTCGAGACCCCGTCGCACCTCTCGAAGGAGCAGCGCGAGCTGCTGGAGCGCTTCGCGGCCCTGTCGGGGGAGGACACCCACCCGCAGACCCGCAGCTTCTGGGACAAAGTGGGCGACCTCATCGGCGCCAAGAAGCGTTAG
- the dnaK gene encoding molecular chaperone DnaK, with translation MGKVIGIDLGTTNSCVAVMEGGEPVVIPNSEGSRTTPSMVAFTESGERLVGQIAKRQAITNPDSTVYVVKRLIGRKMGDAEVSRTASLVPYHIVPADNGDAWVEVDRKRYSPAEVSAMVLAKMKQTAEDYLGESVTEAIVTCPAYFNDAQRQATKDGGRIAGLEVLRIINEPTAAALAYGIDRQEEGRSEKIAVYDLGGGTFDITILELNSGVFEVKATNGDTFLGGEDFDQRIIDWLADRFREQHRIDLRKDRMALQRLKEAAERAKHELSSAGETEVNLPFITADPATGPKHLSETIDRKTLEELVGDLVEKTIEPCQIALADAGVKPQELDNVILVGGMTRMPKVQEVVKRFFGREPHKGVNPDEVVAVGAAIQGGVLKGEVKDVLLLDVSPLSLGVETAGGVFTKIIEKNTTVPAKKSQVFSTAVDNQPLVSVHVLQGEREMAADNKTLARFELVGIPPAPRGVPQIEVSFDIDANGIVHVSAKDLGTGKTQQIRITASSGLSEDEIQRMIRDAESNQTDDKRKRELADARNNAEGLIYTTEKSVEEYASALKPNDLAEIKADLEALKAVLGADDPARIKEALTRLEGSAYRIADAIYASTSGG, from the coding sequence ATGGGCAAGGTCATCGGAATCGATCTCGGCACGACCAACAGCTGCGTCGCGGTGATGGAGGGCGGCGAGCCGGTGGTGATCCCGAACAGCGAGGGCTCGCGCACCACCCCCTCGATGGTCGCCTTCACCGAGTCGGGCGAGCGGCTGGTGGGCCAGATCGCGAAGCGGCAGGCCATCACCAACCCCGACTCGACCGTCTACGTGGTGAAGCGGCTCATCGGCCGCAAGATGGGCGACGCCGAGGTCTCCCGCACCGCGAGCCTCGTGCCCTACCACATCGTGCCCGCCGACAACGGCGACGCCTGGGTCGAGGTGGACCGCAAGCGCTACTCGCCCGCCGAGGTCTCGGCGATGGTGCTCGCCAAGATGAAGCAGACCGCCGAGGACTACCTCGGCGAGTCGGTCACCGAGGCGATCGTCACCTGCCCGGCCTACTTCAACGACGCCCAGCGCCAGGCCACCAAGGACGGCGGCCGCATCGCCGGGCTCGAGGTGCTGCGCATCATCAACGAGCCGACGGCGGCGGCGCTCGCCTACGGCATCGACCGCCAGGAGGAGGGACGCTCCGAGAAGATCGCCGTCTACGACCTCGGCGGCGGCACCTTCGACATCACCATCCTCGAGCTCAACAGCGGCGTGTTCGAGGTGAAGGCCACCAACGGCGACACCTTCCTCGGCGGCGAGGACTTCGACCAGCGGATCATCGACTGGCTGGCCGACCGCTTCCGCGAGCAGCACCGGATCGACCTGCGCAAGGACCGGATGGCGCTGCAGCGGCTGAAGGAGGCCGCCGAGCGGGCCAAGCACGAGCTGTCGAGCGCCGGCGAGACGGAGGTGAACCTCCCCTTCATCACCGCCGACCCGGCCACCGGGCCGAAGCACCTCTCCGAGACCATCGACCGCAAGACGCTCGAGGAGCTGGTCGGCGACCTCGTCGAGAAGACCATCGAGCCCTGCCAGATCGCCCTCGCCGACGCCGGCGTGAAGCCGCAGGAGCTCGACAACGTGATCCTGGTCGGCGGCATGACGCGCATGCCGAAGGTCCAGGAGGTGGTGAAGCGCTTCTTCGGCCGGGAGCCGCACAAGGGCGTGAACCCCGACGAGGTGGTGGCGGTGGGCGCCGCCATCCAGGGCGGCGTGCTCAAGGGCGAGGTGAAGGACGTCCTCCTCCTCGACGTCTCGCCCCTCTCCCTCGGCGTCGAGACCGCCGGCGGCGTCTTCACCAAGATCATCGAGAAGAACACCACCGTCCCCGCGAAGAAGTCGCAGGTCTTCTCCACCGCGGTGGACAACCAGCCCCTCGTCTCGGTCCACGTGCTCCAGGGCGAGCGCGAGATGGCGGCCGACAACAAGACCCTGGCCCGCTTCGAGCTCGTGGGCATCCCGCCGGCGCCGCGCGGCGTGCCGCAGATCGAGGTCAGCTTCGACATCGACGCCAACGGCATCGTCCACGTCTCGGCCAAGGACCTCGGCACCGGCAAGACCCAGCAGATCCGGATCACCGCCTCCTCCGGCCTCTCCGAGGACGAGATCCAGCGGATGATCCGCGACGCCGAGTCGAACCAGACCGACGACAAGCGCAAGCGCGAGCTCGCCGACGCCCGCAACAACGCCGAGGGGCTCATCTACACCACCGAGAAGAGCGTCGAGGAGTACGCGAGCGCGCTCAAGCCGAACGACCTCGCCGAGATCAAGGCCGACCTCGAGGCCCTGAAGGCGGTGCTGGGCGCGGACGACCCCGCCCGGATCAAGGAGGCGCTCACCCGGCTGGAGGGCAGCGCCTACCGGATCGCCGACGCCATCTACGCGAGCACGAGCGGCGGGTAG
- a CDS encoding nucleotide exchange factor GrpE: MSDDPKGSISADISEDAIAAAVAAVERHEPGAPVEVEVEPDAAAQAEAALAAAREELARAVEGQAKLRAELDEAQSRLLRTAADLENTRKRAAREKEELKKFAAERLLHDLVPVVDNLDRALAAAPEGDPLAGGVKLVLKSFEDALARHGVRIFSALGDPFDPRVHEAIMQVEGDAEPGTVVFQHGRGFLLAERLLRPAMVGVAVARQGAAAAEPPPAAVPAPEALPAEGEGAAAAPAAPPAAPADGAGQP, translated from the coding sequence GTGTCCGACGATCCGAAGGGCTCCATCTCGGCCGACATCTCCGAAGACGCCATCGCCGCCGCGGTCGCCGCGGTCGAGCGGCACGAGCCGGGCGCGCCGGTGGAGGTCGAGGTCGAGCCCGACGCCGCGGCGCAGGCCGAGGCCGCCCTCGCCGCCGCGCGCGAGGAGCTCGCCCGCGCCGTCGAGGGCCAGGCGAAGCTCCGGGCCGAGCTCGACGAGGCCCAGTCCCGCCTGCTCCGGACCGCCGCCGACCTCGAGAACACCCGCAAGCGCGCCGCGCGCGAGAAGGAGGAGCTGAAGAAGTTCGCCGCCGAGCGGCTCCTCCACGACCTCGTGCCGGTGGTGGACAACCTCGATCGCGCCCTCGCGGCGGCGCCGGAGGGCGACCCGCTCGCCGGCGGCGTGAAGCTCGTGCTGAAGAGCTTCGAGGACGCGCTCGCCCGGCACGGCGTGAGGATCTTCTCGGCGCTCGGCGATCCGTTCGACCCCCGCGTGCACGAGGCGATCATGCAGGTGGAGGGCGACGCCGAGCCGGGCACGGTCGTGTTCCAGCACGGCCGCGGCTTCCTCCTCGCCGAGCGGCTGCTCCGCCCGGCCATGGTGGGCGTGGCGGTGGCGCGGCAGGGGGCCGCCGCCGCCGAGCCGCCGCCCGCCGCCGTCCCCGCTCCCGAGGCGCTGCCTGCCGAGGGCGAGGGCGCCGCCGCGGCACCCGCCGCTCCGCCCGCCGCGCCCGCGGACGGGGCCGGGCAGCCCTAA
- the hrcA gene encoding heat-inducible transcriptional repressor HrcA: MASDSPELGRREREILRALVQDYIHGGEPVASQPLLARHDFDCSPATIRNVMADLEALGYLAKPHASSGRVPTSRGYRLYVDTLLKVRPPSAQERERIERATQAAPDVGALFEDTAGLLHSLSHHVGVVTTPRPMSDPVRQLEFVRLRENRVLAVFVSQAGLVTNKLLTLEFAMDASELERAASYLNAKLASAPFQELRERILADMRADESALHGLLAKALRLAEQTAEAQGAGRPEAQVVLEGEASVLDAPEFADVTKARALLRAFAEKDRILRVLDRVLRSREVQIYIGAESELAGLPDVNGEVSVVAAPYVRGDDVLGTLAVIGPTRMNYARLIPLVDLTAREISRALSGGGEP, translated from the coding sequence ATGGCCTCCGACTCGCCGGAGCTGGGCAGGCGGGAGCGCGAGATCCTCCGCGCGCTGGTCCAGGACTACATCCACGGCGGCGAGCCGGTCGCGAGCCAGCCGCTCCTCGCACGGCACGACTTCGACTGCTCGCCGGCGACCATCCGCAACGTGATGGCCGACCTCGAGGCGCTCGGCTACCTCGCGAAGCCGCACGCCTCGTCCGGCCGCGTCCCCACCAGCCGCGGCTACCGGCTCTACGTGGACACGCTCCTCAAGGTCCGGCCGCCCTCGGCCCAGGAGCGGGAGCGGATCGAGCGCGCCACGCAGGCCGCCCCCGACGTCGGCGCGCTCTTCGAGGACACCGCCGGGCTCCTGCACTCGCTCTCCCACCACGTGGGCGTGGTGACGACGCCGCGGCCGATGAGCGACCCGGTCCGGCAGCTCGAGTTCGTGCGGCTGCGCGAGAACCGCGTGCTCGCGGTCTTCGTCTCGCAGGCCGGGCTCGTGACCAACAAGCTCCTCACCCTCGAGTTCGCCATGGACGCGAGCGAGCTCGAGCGGGCCGCGAGCTACCTCAACGCCAAGCTCGCGAGCGCGCCGTTCCAGGAGCTGCGCGAGCGGATCCTGGCCGACATGCGCGCCGACGAGTCGGCCCTGCACGGCCTGCTGGCGAAGGCGCTCCGCCTGGCGGAGCAGACCGCCGAGGCCCAGGGCGCCGGGCGCCCGGAGGCGCAGGTGGTGCTCGAGGGCGAGGCGAGCGTGCTCGACGCCCCCGAGTTCGCCGACGTCACCAAGGCGCGCGCCCTCCTGCGCGCCTTCGCCGAGAAGGACCGGATCCTGCGCGTCCTCGACCGCGTGCTCCGCTCGCGCGAGGTGCAGATCTACATCGGCGCCGAGAGCGAGCTCGCCGGCCTGCCGGACGTGAACGGCGAGGTGTCGGTGGTCGCGGCGCCGTACGTCCGCGGCGACGACGTGCTCGGCACGCTCGCCGTCATCGGCCCGACGCGCATGAACTACGCCCGGCTCATCCCGCTCGTGGACCTGACCGCCCGCGAGATCTCCCGCGCCCTGAGCGGCGGCGGCGAGCCCTGA
- a CDS encoding tetratricopeptide repeat protein codes for MFRPRFHPALLALLALAACGGVDAGQPGVKAEASPVLAAIASPDGPGRAQLQSGAAEAARATFEAALSADPNKLSALNDLALGYSLEGRSDAARQLLEEVVARGAPRDQQLALVNLGELYALDGYASAAAAYFESARGIDPTRPEPLYAVALLADARGDAAQARAALRDAVRADDGSALRSLAYVQPEERTHLEALLAELRGDRATAQARFQALAAGRFPALAAAAQRHLEEP; via the coding sequence ATGTTTCGCCCACGCTTCCACCCCGCGCTGCTGGCGCTGCTGGCCCTCGCCGCCTGCGGCGGGGTCGATGCCGGCCAGCCGGGCGTGAAGGCCGAGGCCTCCCCGGTCCTGGCGGCCATCGCCTCCCCGGACGGCCCCGGCCGCGCCCAGCTGCAGTCGGGCGCTGCCGAGGCGGCTCGTGCCACCTTCGAGGCAGCCCTCTCCGCCGACCCGAACAAGCTCTCGGCCCTGAACGACCTCGCCCTCGGCTACTCCCTCGAGGGCCGCTCGGACGCCGCCCGCCAGCTCCTCGAGGAGGTGGTGGCCCGCGGCGCGCCGCGCGACCAGCAGCTCGCCCTCGTGAACCTGGGCGAGCTCTACGCCCTCGACGGCTACGCCAGCGCCGCCGCCGCCTACTTCGAGTCGGCCCGTGGCATCGATCCCACCCGCCCCGAGCCGCTCTACGCCGTCGCGCTCCTCGCCGACGCCCGGGGCGACGCCGCCCAGGCCCGCGCCGCCCTCCGCGACGCCGTCCGGGCCGACGACGGCTCGGCCCTCCGCTCGCTCGCCTACGTGCAGCCCGAGGAGCGCACCCACCTCGAGGCGCTCCTCGCCGAGCTCCGCGGCGACCGCGCCACGGCGCAGGCCCGCTTCCAGGCCCTCGCCGCCGGCCGCTTCCCCGCGCTCGCCGCGGCGGCGCAGCGCCACCTCGAGGAGCCCTGA